The Triticum aestivum cultivar Chinese Spring chromosome 5A, IWGSC CS RefSeq v2.1, whole genome shotgun sequence genomic sequence GAGGAATCGTCCAAAGCCCAAGCGAATTATCCAACTAATTATATATGGGTAAGAGCATCACAGTCGGACTCCTCAAATTGACCGGGCGGACGCGGGAACCACCGACCAGATAGGAGAGAGAAGCAAAAGTTGACTCAACCGGACCCCTCAAAGCCTCCTTAAATGTCCGGCTGTCCGGCAGCCCTCATATTCATCTCATATATGGGATGAGCATGAGGAGTGCCCAGGCGTGCCTGGTCAGTGATCCTGCGTTTGTCACATAGGATTGGGCCCCTCATAGAGTATCTgttttctttctttattatttttttctttctctctctccttctccaccaaTCACGTGCATGTGACTGGACATATAAGAAAAAAGTGAGAAACATGGCTACATGAATGAAAAAATAGGGAGTCAAAGCGGACATGCTCGGACGCTGACCAGGCGCGTCCACATGCATTTGaaaaatgaaactccatgggcactagcacccacggtttattgatatagaagaagcatccctcatgagaattccagaaattcgtccccgacgtggatcgaactctggtcgttgggtttacaatcatgcgcccccAACCACTGGGCTATGCCCACGTCCTCACGTCCACAGGCATTTGAGGGGCCAAATTTGTTGCTGTAGATGCCCTAAAGCTAGTGCTTTTTTCCCTTCAAAGAGAAGCAATGGAGAGGCTTATGGACTGGGCAAGGGACCAGATCCGTCAGCAGCTTACAAAGTTGCTTATATATCAACCAAAGCATCCAAATTAAGTGTTCCTCCTATATTTTTCTGATTGCTACGTGGGAGTAAGCCTCGCTCGTCTCTTCTTCCGTTAATTTAAGGTGAATCTCGCTTACAAGTTTAACATCTACCTCCACTGCAAATCCTTTGTCGTCTATCAAAAATATGCTTAAATCATACTAGAAAAAGTGCCCacgcgttgcaacgggagaatacAGTAAGTGTAGCACAACGTGAGCAAATGCTAGAGTCCAATTAAAATGTATAATTGTGTTCCATTTTCACTTGGTCACGTAATATTGAAAGAAAACTCGTCCGCTTAGGAAAATAAGTCAGAAGTGTGTGATTTTGTGGATATGCTTGAACAAAATATCACATGGGTTTACACTAATAGAATATTCCAAGTAAGTTGAGAGATGTACTAACAAAATATCAAACCTGAAGTTTCTTAACCAACATGCATACAGACTACTGAATATTGAAGAACAGTTGTACCTGAAGTTGATGGGCAGCAATTTCTGGCTCCAATTTAACCATCCAAGCTACTATATGAAAGATCATGAGTTTGTCAAGTAGAAAATCTTTTCTGATTTAACATTATTCCCTGATTGCTATGGTTGTTGGAGGTTGCCTCTACCATCAACCAATCCAAAGAGATGTGAGGCTGGATTTTATGGTAACACGGTTGGTCAAGCAACTGGGGTGTAGGTGTGTAGTACCATCTCCGGTTCTATAATTTCGCAAACGATAAAGATAATCTGAAAGGCAAGACTCTATCTGCGGCTTTTATGTTGGACGCAAAGTTTGAAGGTGCTAACTTGATAGAAGTTGTCATTTTTCAAGGCCTATGCTGTTGGTGCATGTTTCAAAGGTAACAGAAACATAACTACACATGTTAATTGGTTTTATACCACACTGCTTTGTTCATTGTTTTCATTGCTTCCAAATACTGACCCTTTCATATGTACCCTTACATTGATCATAGACAGACATAAAATGCTTGTTTATTCACCACAGTGTATTGTTGTGATTTCTCCCAAATACAAACCCTTTGAGATATAACTTTGCTTCATAGACACTTCTCTTCGAAATACTTTCAGGCACGAGCTTCACGAACGCTGCAAATTTTGGAAAAGCCGAAAGCCCTCAATTCTTTTTGAAAAGCTGATGCCAAAGCTGCAATCTTTAAGAATGCCATCTTGTCAGGACCAACCTTCGACGATGCTAATATGAAGGACGTTGATTTCGAGGGCACACTCACTGGCTACATTGACCTTCAGAAGCTAtgcaaaaacaacaaaatcaatgGAGGCACAAGATTTGAGCTGGGATGCAGGTCATTAAATCATAGACATGTTTATGGCAGCATCGGCATCCTCCAACACGATTAGTAAGCAAGTCTGTTATAGAGCACAAGCAGGTTGACAACAACTGCCCTTTTACTCCCCTTGAAAATATGTGTGTACAACCCTCTGCATATCATAAATATTCAGCAATACATACACAGCTGCAGTTGATCTGTACAAACACAATTTACACGGAAGGAAGTTTCCCATGATTTTCTTTGTAGATGTATGGTTCACAATTCAGCAACAGCATGCCATCACTTATATATGATGCATGAGTTGGATGGCATGCATTAACTCAGTACCAATGTACACACAGGAAGTGATCAGACCCTATAGTACTATGTGCGTTTGCTTGACTACATTATTTACCTCCGCCTGGGTTGGTTTGTCCTGCCATTATGAAAAGGAAGTTTAGGTTATTGTAGGAAAAATATCTAACATGTGGCATACACCAACTTGTAATGTAGAAACTGAATATTTTTTGGAATTGATCAAGTTCTTTAGCATGCCATGCTATAGGTATAGAGGGAGAGCAGGTGTAGAGAGAGAATTTTGAGCAATGCAGACCTTGCAGCAGTGCAGTACGGGGTGGGCGAGGAGGCCAGCCTCCACGCGTCGGAATGAAGCAAGGTACAGTCCCTATTGATATCGGTGTGTGACGTAACTGGTGAGGAGGATAGAGGTACTGATGCTAGCCGCCATGACGGTGCAGATGAGCAGATGAACCCGGGTAGGGGAGGCCGGGAGATGGTGGTGGAGGAGCTCGTGGTTGTCTGCCCCAGTGGCACCTCAAGGCAGAGCTCGCTCCCTCGTGCCGCTGCTGCGTCAGTCGCTTGCTTGCTCCGAGAAAAAGGAGCACAGGGCGCAGGGTCGGCTCCAGGACAGACGGATCCAACCCTGGGGAGCTCGTGGTAGCCGGATCCCAATGGCGGCACTTGCTCCGAGAGAAACCAACGGTGGCTGCAAGATTGGTTCCGGTACCTACGGATCTGACGCTGGGAGCCCGTGGTGGCCGGATCCCGACGGCGGCGAGCCTCCCTTGCACATGTCCAGGCTCTGTCAAGCAGCACGTTCGGAGTCTCGGGAAGGCCCTTGCCGCCGGCATCAATGTTTTGCTTCTCTCGTCCGCATCCACGGGATCCAAACCCCACTCCGCTCCTCTCCCCCAAGCCACCGAAGACGATATTTATGAGAGGGGTTAGGGAAGGCGGAGAGGATGCAGAGTTCGACTCTGACTAAGAGTTCTCTTGAGGGATGACGCACGTATATATACAAAAATTCAGTAACAGGATTGCTTCGTTCCAGTTTTCTTTGTCTCTTGATCGCAGGAAAGCAGATCTATCAACAATTGTATTTCCAGGACAGAATGCCCTACTAAAGTTATAACCATTGTTCTTTGATCTATTTGAATTGATAGTTCATCAAGCTAAATTCAGGACCTTGATTAAGAAACACAGATACCATACTGAGTGTTCTATCTTGTTCAAAAATTTTCTCATCTCCACCTTAGAAAAATTCGATTATAGTTTATTAAACAATACTTTTTTTTTGAACGGTCACCGGGGGGGAGagcttccccacctgaatatattaccacTCAAAATGAGGGAACGAGAAACACCATAGTAGTTCAATTACAACATGTTTATCAGGGCACAACTGAAGAGAGGAAGTAAAGCCACTGTCTAGCGGAGATAttgtcttctttctttttgaaCCGAAAAACCCATAGAGAGAAATCAGCAACAATGTTTCGAATCATGGTTCTGTGAGAGTGATCCTCGTTTCTGAAGACCAGCGCGTTTCTGGAGTCCCACAGCTTCCAAGAGATAGTCAGAGCCACCGTTGGCCAGATATTGGGATCGAGGCCATGAAGCTCTGGGTGTTGTAGCAGCGCAGCAAGGGAGGTCGGGGCTGGCAGTCCCAAGGAGGACCAGACCTGAGCAGCGTAAGAACAGTTGGAGATGAGGTGGATCGCGTCTTCATGAGGGTCTTGACAGCGCGGACATGCAGCAGATTGTGCAATGTGTTTGTGAAACATGCTAGCCTTCGTGTTTAGGCGGTCCCAGAAGAGGAGCCAGGCGAAGATCTTGACTTTGATCGGGATTTTGGAGGCCCAGACAAAGTCATGGTAGGGGTCTGTGTCCTCATCAGCAAGAATGGAGGACTAGGCGTTCTTGGCAGAGAACGGTAGGCCGTGGGTGAGCGACCTTTCGTCAGGTTGGTCCGCCTGCTGGAAATCCTGCAACAACAACAGCACACAATCCAACTCGCGAGCAGCAACATTAGACAGACGGTTCCGTAGGTTCGCCAACAAGCTGTTTTGCCAAATAGTAGCCACTAAAACCTCATCATCAATGGAGTGTGAGAAGAGGTTTGGGAAAACTTTTTGTAGTGGAGCTTGTAGTAACCATTTATCAAGCCAAAAGAAGGTGGAAAGACCATTGTATGTGAGCACAAAGGAGTGCTCAATTAGCAGTGGCAAGTTGTTGTTGATGATCTTCCAGAGAAAGGAGGGTTTTGAGGTTTTTGTGGCAATGCCGAGAGGGTATTGGTGGTGGTACCATTGGGTCCAGGGGATGTTTGGGTGTTGAAGAATTTTGGAGGAGAATTTCATAAGCAAGCAGCGGTTTTGAACTTCCAGATTTTTAATGCCTAGACCACCAGTAACTTTAGGTTTGCAAACGTTTTTCCACGCGACCAAGCAGCTCGCGCCAGTGCAGGTTGTCTCATTAGACCAGAAGAAAGCCCTCCGGATGGCGTCCAGTTTGGCTATGATCGATTTTGGTAAGCGAAAGACGGACATAAAATAAACTGTTAAGGAGTCAAGAACCGCAGTTAGCAGGGTGAGACGTGCCCCTCGAGAGAGCAGGCGTGCCACCCAACCGAAGAGAAATTTTCGAAAGTTGTCTATGATCGGGTCGAAAGCTGTGAGGGGCAGTTTGGTGGGGGAGAGTGGTAGACCTAGATACACTAGCGGGAAGGAGGATAAGGAACAACCAATCGCAGCGGCAATGCTGTTTTGCATGGGGGAGTCGGTGGCGATGGTGAGAAGAGCCGTTTTTTGGAAGTTGATGACTAGCCCCGTAGCAAGAGCGAAGTCATGAAGGGTGTTTTTGAGGATGATGGTGGCGGCATCGCTGGCCGCAGCAATTATCAGAGTATCGTCAGCGTACTGAAGTGTTACGGGAGGTTCGTTAGGCCTTAAAGGGTGACAGAGAATGTTGGCTTGAAACGCTTTTGCGATTAGACGTTGCAGGACATCAGCAACGATGATGAATAAGTAGGGCGAGAAGGGGTCACCTTGGCGTAGGCCACATTTGCATTGAATCCAGGAACCTGGAACGCCATTTAAAAGAACAGCTGTTTTCCCGGTGAGAAGGATATTTTGTATCCAAGAGCAGAAGTCCGAGGGAAAGCCACGTACTTGTAAGATTTGTATGAGGGAGGACCAGCATATGGAGTCAAAAGCTTTCCTGAAATCAAGCTTGAAGATCATGGTCGGGGCTCTGCGGTTGTGACATGCACTGAGGATGTCCGCAGCGTATATAAAATTTTCAGCAATGTTGCGCCCATGAAGGAAGCCAGTCTGGTCGTAGTGGATGAGCAGTGGGATGATGGGTTTTACTCTATTGGTGAGGACTTTGGCAACTGCTTTTGGCGTGCAGTTTTGAAGGGATATGGGTCTGAATGCGTCTGGGGTTGTTGGGGCTTGAGATTTTGGAAGGAGAACCATGTAGGCCCGGTTGGATCGTTCTAAAGAAGCGGTTTGATCATGGAAGGCAGAGAAGAATGCTAGGATGGGTTGTTTGATATCATTCCAGTATTTTCTGAAGAAGATTGGTCCAAAGCCATCTGGTCCGGGACTAGCATTGGTGTTCATAGAGAGGAAAGCTTGGTATATTTCATCATGAGAGAAAGGTTGTGCGAGATCACTAAGCTGGGAGAGTGGTGAGGGGTACAACTGTTGCAAGCTGAAGTTCCATGTTGTATTTTTTGAAGACCCGATGAGCCGACACTTCTGAAGTTTTTTTGCACGAACAAAAAGCTGACATCTTAATAAACAATACTTTTCAGTTTTGTATTGTAAGAAAGAAAGCCAATACACTTCAACGACAGAGGAAGGTAGAAAATATTTTGCAAAAACAGAGTGTCTGATTGT encodes the following:
- the LOC123101892 gene encoding uncharacterized protein, giving the protein MIFKLDFRKAFDSICWSSLIQILQVPGFNANVAYAKSESNSASSPPSLTPLINIVFGGLGERSGVGFGSRGCGREKQNIDAGGKGLPETPNVLLDRAWTCAREARRRRDPATTGSQRQIRRYRNQSCSHRWFLSEQVPPLGSGYHELPRVGSVCPGADPAPCAPFSRSKQATDAAAARGSELCLEVPLGQTTTSSSTTISRPPLPGFICSSAPSWRLASVPLSSSPVTSHTDINRDCTLLHSDAWRLASSPTPYCTAARTNQPRRR